A genome region from Triticum aestivum cultivar Chinese Spring chromosome 2B, IWGSC CS RefSeq v2.1, whole genome shotgun sequence includes the following:
- the LOC123044486 gene encoding ribosome-recycling factor, chloroplastic gives MALHAVSPAAAASPPCALSSARLPQRPGCGCLSNRSSLLSSSTNFMKFQSGAVGFFGVPLVLQHSDKRAVLRHATNEEIEEEKMIVEEQAKEKMEKAIETVQSNFNTVRTGRANPSMLDRIEVEYYGTPVNLKTIAQINTPDATSLLIQPYDKSCLKLIEKAIVAANIGVTPSNDGEVIRVTVPPLTSDRRKEMTKNVAKLSEEGKVAIRNIRRDAIKAYDKLEKEKKLSEDNVKDLSADLQKITDEYMKKVEAIQKQKEQELSKV, from the exons ATGGCGCTCCACGCCGTCTCCCCTGCGGCGGCGGCCTCCCCGCCCTGCGCCCTCTCCTCTGCCCGTCTGCCCCAGCGCCCAG GTTGTGGTTGTCTCTCAAACCGTTCATCCCTGTTAAGTTCGTCCACAAACTTCATGAAATTTCAGTCTGGAGCAGTGGGTTTCTTTGGTGTGCCTTTGGTTCTTCAACACTCGGACAAGAG AGCAGTTTTGAGGCATGCCACTAATGAAGAAATTGAGGAAGAAAAGATGATCGTTGAAGAACAAGCT aaagaaaagatggagaaggcCATTGAAACAGTTCAATCGAACTTCAATACCGTCAGGACTGGGCGGGCAAACCCGTCTATGCTCGACAGGATTGAG GTTGAGTACTATGGAACTCCTGTAAACTTGAAGACTATTGCACAGATAAATACCCCAGATGCGACTTCTCTTCTTATCCAACCATATGACAAGTCTTG CCTCAAGCTCATTGAGAAAGCTATAGTTGCTGCAAATATTGGGGTAACACCAAGCAATGATGGAGAAGTGATACGAGTCACTGTCCCACCATTGACATCTGACCGCAGAAAG GAAATGACAAAAAACGTAGCCAAGTTATCTGAAGAAGGCAAG GTTGCTATCAGAAACATAAGACGAGATGCAATCAAAGCCTATGATAAGCTAGAGAAG GAAAAGAAACTTTCTGAAGATAATGTGAAGGATTTATCAGCCGATCTACAA AAAATCACAGACGAGTACATGAAAAAGGTTGAAGCCATCCAAAAGCAGAAGGAACAG GAGCTGAGCAAGGTTTAG